One part of the Olleya sp. YS genome encodes these proteins:
- the purE gene encoding 5-(carboxyamino)imidazole ribonucleotide mutase, with product MSKVAVIMGSISDMPVMQDAIDILKGFDIEVEVDIVSAHRTPEKLFDFSKNAHKRDIKVIVAGAGGAAHLPGMVASLSPLPVIGVPVKSSNSIDGWDSVLSILQMPGGVPVATVALNGAKNAGILAAQIIGVSDQCVLDKIVTYKEGLKLKVENAAKDLK from the coding sequence ATGAGTAAAGTAGCAGTAATCATGGGAAGTATTAGCGACATGCCAGTTATGCAAGACGCTATAGATATTTTAAAAGGATTTGATATTGAAGTAGAGGTTGATATTGTATCTGCGCATCGTACACCCGAAAAACTATTTGATTTTAGCAAAAATGCACACAAACGTGATATTAAAGTCATAGTTGCTGGTGCTGGTGGTGCTGCACATTTACCAGGAATGGTAGCTTCATTAAGTCCACTTCCAGTAATAGGTGTACCTGTAAAAAGTAGTAACTCTATAGATGGTTGGGACTCTGTTTTATCAATTTTACAAATGCCTGGAGGTGTTCCTGTAGCTACTGTAGCACTTAATGGTGCAAAAAATGCTGGGATTTTGGCAGCTCAAATTATTGGTGTTTCAGACCAATGTGTTTTAGACAAAATAGTAACGTATAAGGAAGGCTTAAAGCTTAAAGTCGAAAATGCTGCTAAAGATTTAAAATAG
- the obgE gene encoding GTPase ObgE, translated as MTEGNFVDYVKMHVSSGNGGKGSVHLHREKFITKGGPDGGDGGRGGHVILRGNSNLWTLLHLKFKRHVRAGHGEHGSKSRSSGADGEDMYMDVPLGTVVRDTETNEILFEITEDGEERIVAEGGKGGLGNWHFKSSTNQTPRYAQPGLPLEEKFITLELKVLADVGLVGFPNAGKSTLLSVVTSAKPKIADYEFTTLKPNLGIVKYRDFKTFVMADIPGIIEGAAEGKGLGYYFLRHIERNSILLFMIPADAKDIKEQYDILLDELRRYNPEMLDKDRLIAISKSDMLDDELKAEMKAELDQSLPIPYLFISSVAQQGLTELKDALWKMLN; from the coding sequence ATGACAGAGGGTAATTTTGTTGACTACGTAAAAATGCATGTCTCTTCCGGAAATGGAGGAAAGGGATCTGTACACTTACATCGTGAAAAGTTTATCACAAAAGGTGGACCAGATGGAGGAGATGGTGGACGTGGTGGGCACGTTATTTTAAGAGGAAACTCTAACCTTTGGACATTATTACACCTTAAGTTTAAACGTCATGTGCGTGCTGGACATGGAGAACATGGTAGTAAAAGCAGAAGCTCTGGAGCAGATGGTGAAGATATGTATATGGATGTGCCATTAGGAACAGTAGTTAGAGATACTGAAACTAATGAAATACTGTTTGAAATTACAGAAGATGGTGAAGAGCGTATTGTAGCAGAAGGTGGTAAAGGAGGATTAGGAAACTGGCATTTTAAAAGCTCTACCAATCAAACACCTCGTTATGCACAACCAGGTTTGCCTCTTGAAGAAAAATTTATAACATTAGAACTTAAAGTTTTAGCAGATGTTGGTTTAGTTGGTTTTCCTAATGCTGGAAAGTCTACGTTGTTATCAGTAGTAACTTCTGCTAAACCTAAAATAGCAGATTACGAGTTTACTACACTAAAACCAAACTTAGGTATTGTAAAATATCGTGATTTTAAGACGTTTGTAATGGCAGATATACCTGGAATTATAGAAGGAGCTGCAGAAGGTAAAGGTCTTGGTTATTACTTTTTACGTCACATAGAGCGTAACTCTATTTTACTGTTTATGATTCCTGCAGACGCAAAAGATATTAAAGAACAATATGATATTTTGTTAGATGAATTGCGTCGTTATAACCCAGAAATGTTGGATAAGGATAGGTTAATCGCAATTTCTAAATCCGATATGTTGGATGACGAGCTAAAAGCTGAAATGAAAGCAGAACTAGACCAAAGTCTACCCATACCATATTTATTTATTTCAAGTGTGGCGCAACAAGGATTAACCGAGTTGAAAGATGCACTCTGGAAAATGTTAAACTAA
- a CDS encoding adenylate kinase — protein sequence MQTITLHDKQFKSFISEEEIDAAVSKMAEQVAKDLGDEVPVFVGILNGSFMLVSDFVKKYPKPCEVTFIKLASYEGVKSTEDIQRLIGLTQDLSGRTVVILEDIIDTGNTLHEVHRIFKNENVKQLLIATLFYKPEAYKKDFKLHYVGIEIPNKFIVGYGLDYDGLGRDLPAVYQLKTTQHMTNLVLFGPPGAGKGTQANFLKEKYDLVHISTGDVFRYNIKNETALGTLAKSYMDKGHLVPDQVTIDMLEAEVERNAGAKGFIFDGFPRNETQAKALDKIMDAKDSQINAMIALEVEDEVLVQRLLERGKTSGRKDDSDEAIIRNRIQVYYNETAVLKDFYAAQNKYYGVDGIGSIEEITKRLHQVIDKL from the coding sequence ATGCAAACTATTACGCTTCACGACAAACAATTTAAGTCATTTATTTCTGAAGAAGAGATTGATGCTGCTGTGTCCAAAATGGCAGAACAAGTAGCAAAAGATTTAGGTGATGAAGTACCTGTTTTTGTGGGTATTTTAAATGGGTCTTTTATGTTGGTTAGTGATTTTGTTAAAAAGTACCCTAAGCCATGCGAAGTTACTTTTATTAAATTAGCATCTTATGAAGGTGTTAAATCTACAGAAGATATCCAACGCTTAATAGGATTAACACAAGACTTAAGTGGACGTACAGTTGTGATTCTTGAAGATATTATAGATACTGGGAACACATTACATGAAGTGCATCGTATTTTTAAAAATGAAAACGTCAAACAACTGCTTATTGCAACATTGTTTTACAAGCCAGAAGCTTACAAAAAAGATTTTAAATTACATTATGTTGGTATAGAAATACCTAATAAATTCATTGTTGGTTATGGATTAGACTACGATGGGTTAGGACGAGATTTACCAGCAGTTTACCAATTAAAAACAACACAACACATGACTAATTTAGTGCTATTTGGACCTCCAGGTGCAGGTAAAGGAACGCAAGCTAATTTTTTAAAGGAAAAGTACGACTTAGTGCATATCTCTACAGGAGATGTTTTTAGATATAATATTAAAAACGAAACTGCTTTAGGTACGCTTGCTAAATCTTACATGGATAAAGGACATTTAGTACCAGATCAAGTAACTATAGATATGTTGGAAGCAGAAGTAGAACGCAACGCAGGAGCTAAAGGCTTTATATTTGATGGTTTTCCAAGGAATGAGACACAAGCCAAAGCGTTAGATAAAATTATGGACGCTAAAGATTCGCAGATTAATGCTATGATAGCTCTAGAAGTTGAAGATGAAGTGTTAGTCCAACGTTTATTAGAAAGAGGAAAAACAAGCGGTAGAAAGGATGATTCTGACGAAGCAATTATCAGAAACAGGATACAAGTATACTATAACGAAACAGCTGTTTTGAAAGACTTTTATGCTGCACAAAATAAATATTACGGAGTAGATGGTATTGGTAGTATTGAAGAGATTACAAAGCGCTTACATCAAGTAATAGATAAACTATAA
- a CDS encoding 5-(carboxyamino)imidazole ribonucleotide synthase has translation MNYFSSDFKLGILGGGQLGKMLLYNTRKFDIYTCVLDSSEEAPSRLACNKFVKGDLMDFDTVYNFGKLVDVLTIEIENVNVQALEKLEKEGVKVYPSAKTLRRIQNKATQKLFYLDHNLPTAPFSRFAYLSEIEDAIDNGGLSLPFVWKATQFGYDGNGVKIVRQLSDLNDLPKGECIAEQLIPFKNELAVIVARSSTGETKTYPVVEMEFHPEANQVEYVICPARISPEVALKVQEVAIKTSEAYNHIGLLAVELFQTEDDQILINEVAPRPHNSGHQTIEASYTSQFEQHIRAILGLPLGNTKNKVGGIMVNLVGAENHTGPVIYKNIETIMAMEGVTPHIYGKKDTRPFRKMGHVTIVNEDLDTARQIAEEVKNSIKVISK, from the coding sequence ATGAATTATTTTTCTTCAGACTTTAAATTAGGTATCCTTGGTGGTGGACAGTTAGGTAAAATGTTACTGTACAACACTAGAAAATTTGATATTTACACTTGTGTTTTAGACAGTAGTGAAGAAGCACCTAGCCGATTAGCCTGTAATAAATTTGTTAAAGGTGATTTAATGGATTTTGATACTGTTTACAATTTTGGTAAACTCGTGGATGTTTTAACTATCGAAATTGAAAATGTTAATGTTCAAGCTTTAGAAAAACTAGAAAAAGAAGGCGTAAAAGTTTATCCATCTGCCAAAACATTACGTCGTATTCAAAATAAAGCCACTCAAAAATTATTTTATTTAGACCATAATTTACCTACTGCACCTTTTAGTAGATTTGCTTATTTGTCTGAAATTGAAGACGCAATTGATAATGGTGGATTAAGCTTACCTTTTGTTTGGAAAGCTACACAATTTGGTTACGATGGTAATGGTGTAAAAATAGTAAGACAATTATCTGATTTAAACGATTTGCCTAAGGGCGAATGTATTGCAGAGCAACTCATACCATTTAAAAATGAATTAGCAGTCATTGTGGCTAGAAGCAGTACAGGCGAAACTAAAACCTATCCTGTGGTAGAAATGGAATTTCATCCTGAAGCCAATCAAGTAGAATATGTCATTTGTCCTGCTAGAATTAGTCCTGAAGTGGCTTTAAAAGTACAAGAAGTGGCTATAAAAACATCTGAAGCTTACAATCATATTGGGTTATTAGCTGTAGAATTATTTCAAACAGAAGACGACCAAATATTAATAAATGAGGTCGCTCCAAGACCTCATAATTCTGGTCATCAAACCATAGAAGCAAGTTACACATCACAATTTGAGCAACACATTAGAGCCATTTTAGGGTTACCTTTAGGAAACACCAAAAATAAAGTTGGCGGAATTATGGTAAATCTTGTAGGAGCAGAAAATCACACAGGTCCTGTTATATACAAAAACATTGAAACCATAATGGCTATGGAAGGTGTGACACCACATATATACGGTAAAAAAGATACTCGCCCTTTTAGAAAAATGGGACATGTTACCATAGTTAATGAAGATTTAGATACAGCAAGACAAATTGCAGAAGAGGTTAAGAATAGTATTAAAGTAATAAGCAAATAA